One segment of Saprospiraceae bacterium DNA contains the following:
- a CDS encoding ATP phosphoribosyltransferase, whose product MLRIAIQKSGRLFEDSVALLHDAGISFGSNPGRLLRAQADNFPLEIIFLRDDDIPEYVEEGVVDAGIVGENVVLEKQKNVRTVERLGFGKCRLSLAMPKSTAYDGVQSLQNLRIATTYGRVLAAFLEKNNIRADIHEISGAVEIAPSLGLADAIFDIVSTGSTLLANGLREVETVLESEALLVASFALETPKQEILARLLFRLHANRNAKNHRYILMNAPNDRLHEIARIIPGMKSPTVLPLAVEGWSSLHSVVPEAVFWDVLEQLKAAGAEGILVVPIERMIV is encoded by the coding sequence ATGCTTCGTATTGCCATTCAAAAATCCGGTCGCTTATTCGAGGACTCCGTCGCCCTGCTGCACGACGCGGGCATTTCTTTTGGCAGCAACCCCGGTCGCTTGCTGCGAGCGCAAGCCGACAATTTTCCGCTGGAAATCATTTTCCTGCGCGACGACGACATCCCGGAATATGTCGAGGAAGGGGTGGTGGATGCGGGAATCGTCGGCGAGAACGTGGTTTTGGAAAAACAAAAAAACGTGCGCACCGTCGAGCGGTTGGGATTCGGGAAATGCCGCCTCAGTCTTGCCATGCCCAAAAGCACAGCCTACGACGGCGTGCAAAGCCTCCAAAACCTGCGCATCGCCACCACTTATGGCCGGGTGCTTGCTGCCTTTTTGGAAAAAAACAACATCCGCGCCGACATCCACGAAATCAGCGGCGCCGTCGAAATCGCGCCGTCGCTTGGCTTGGCCGATGCCATTTTCGACATCGTGAGCACGGGCAGCACGCTGTTGGCCAATGGCCTTCGTGAGGTGGAGACCGTGCTCGAATCCGAAGCCTTGCTCGTCGCCAGCTTTGCCCTCGAAACGCCCAAGCAGGAAATACTCGCTCGCCTGCTGTTTCGTCTCCACGCCAACCGCAACGCCAAAAACCACCGATACATCCTGATGAACGCGCCCAACGACCGCCTGCACGAAATCGCCCGCATCATACCCGGCATGAAAAGCCCGACCGTGTTGCCGCTTGCGGTGGAGGGTTGGAGCAGTCTGCACAGCGTGGTGCCGGAAGCCGTTTTCTGGGACGTGTTGGAGCAGCTCAAGGCCGCTGGGGCTGAGGGCATCTTGGTAGTGCCCATAGAAAGAATGATTGTCTGA